The genomic window GCGACCTCGACCTGGCGCTGATCATCATGCCGGCGGCGGGCATCGATCCCGGCCTGCGCGCCGACCCGATCCTGCGGGAGAGCCTGGTGGTCGCCTCGGTGGACCCGCTGCCGGCCACCTCGGGCACCGGCGAGCTGCGCATCACCGACCTGCGCGACCAGCCCCTCGTCATGTTCCGCGAGGGCTACGACCTGCGTGACGCCACCCTCCAGGCCTGCCGGGACGCCGGCTTCGAGCCGACCCTGTCGGTCGACGGCGGGGAGATGGACGCCGTGCTCAGCTTCGTCGAGGCCGGGCTCGGCGCCGCCCTGGTGCCCGGGATCGTGGTCGCCCGCCGGCCCGGCATCCGGGTCACCCGGCTCGCCCCGCCGGGCGTACGACGGACCATCGCGGTGGCCCGCCGCAAGGACGTGGTCCCCACCCACGCCGGCCGCGAACTGCGGCGGATCCTGCTCGAGTACGTCCACGACGCCACCGGCAGCGACGACCTGCCGCCCGGGGTGGAGCCGCTCTAGTCCCGAGGCGGGTCGAGGCCCCGGTCAGGGGATCGTCCTCCGCCGGCTGGCGGTATCACCTGACGTGGATTCTTCGCCGAGCGGCGGCCGGCTAGAGTCGCACGGCCACCGGAGGTCGGTGGAACCACTACCCGACCGGAAGGACCTTCCGCAGGTATGGGACAGAACGCGCGAAGGTCCACCCTGCGGGCCGGCGGCGACGTCTTCGTGCGGGACGGGCTGACGCTGCTCACCTACAGCGCCCTCGGTGCCTACACCTTCTGGCTGTACGCCTTCGGTCCGGCCCTTGCGCTGCTTCGCCAGGAACTCCACTTCTCCTACACCGTGCTCAGCGTCTACTCGGCGCTCTGGGCAGCCGGTTCCGTGCTGTCGGGAGCCGCTTTCGCCCCGTTGGCGGCGAGGATGGGCCGCCGTGCGGTGCTGTGGCGGTCGGCGCTGGTGACCACCGCAGGCGCCGCCCTGTTCACCATCACCCAGAGCATCCAGCTCACCATGCTGGGCGCACTTGTCATGGGCTTTGCCGGCACCACCGTGCAGACCACCACCCAGTCGCTGGTCGCCGACCATCATGGCCCGCGACGAGACCAGGCACTGGTCGAGATGAACATCGGGGCCGGCCTCTGCGCCGTCATCGCTCCGCTGGCCCTCGGAATGAGCCATGCGCTCACCAGCACCTGGCGGGTTGCCATGGCTCTCCCCGCCGTCATCCTGGTCGCCCTGGCCGTCGTCCACCGGCACCAGCCGTTCCCGTCAGTGCCGCGCCCACCCGCCGCGCGGCGGGGCGGACACCGCGCCGGGCTCTCCGTGGTCTGTCGGTTGCTGGCGCTGCTGGTGGCGGTCGGCATCGGGGTCGAGTTCTGTGTCGTGTACTTCGGCGCGGAGCTGTTGAGCGGCGCCAGAGGGTTCTCCACCTCCACCGCGGCGACAGCCATGACGGTGTTCTACGCGGGCATCCTGCTCGGTCGGCTCGCCGGTGCTCGTCTCACCCGCCGTCCCGGGCGCGCTGCCTTTCTGACGGGGTTGTCCCTGGCGGTCACCCTCGCCGGTCTGGCTGCCCTGTGGCTTCCCGGGGGCGTCGTCCCCGCCCTGCTCGGTCTCTTCGTCACAGGTCTGGGCATCGCCAACCAGTTCCCGTTGGCCCTCGCCCTGACCCTGGCCGCGGCCCCGGACGACACCGACGCTGCCAACGCCCTCGTCCAGCTGCTCGGCGGGGTGCTGGTCCTCGGCGCCCCGTTCCTGCTGGGCCTTCTCGCCGACCATGTCGGACTGACCACCGGTTTCGCCGTGGCGCCCGTCCTGACCGCCCTCTCCGCTCTGCTGCTGTACGTGGCGCTCCGCTGGGAGGGCTCAGCTGATCCGGCCGGCGTGGCCCCCGGTCAGCGCCCCTCGGCGTCGTCCATGGCCCGGTAGATCCGCTGCTCCGACACCGGGTACGGGGTGCCGAGGCCCTGAGCGAAGACGTTCACCCGAAGCTCCTCGATCATCCAGCGGATCTGGCGTGCCGCCGCCGAGCTCCGCCGGGCCGGTGGCAGCGCGGCGAGCATGTCCGCGTACTCCTTCTGGACGACCGCGATCCGGTCCTGCTGTTGCTTGTCCCGCTGCGGGTTGCCGGGCAGCCGGTCCAGCCGGCGCTCGATCGCGGTGAGGTAGCGCAGCAGGTCGGCGAGGCGGGCGTACCCGGTCTCGGTGATGAAACCCTTGTGCACCAGGCCGGAGAGCTGGTTGCGGATGTCCGCCAGGGCGGCCACCACGGCCAGGTTCCGGGTCGCGCCGAGCCGCTGCTCCACCGCGTACGCGGCGGCGAGCACCTTGCGGACCCGGTCCATCACCTCGACCACGGTGTCCACCAGGTCGGCGCGGACCTTGTCGCGCAGCGCGGCGAAGCCCTCCGCGTCCCAGGCCGGGCCGCCCGCGTCGGCGATCAGCTTGTCGATCGCCGCGCCGGCCGCGTCCTCGATCAGCTCCTGCACGCCGCCGTGCGGGTTGCGGCTCAGCGCCAGCTTCGCCTCGTTGGACAGCCGCCCCTGGAGGAACTTCGCCGGGGAGGGCACGGTCAGCCGCAGCAGACGCCGGGTGCCCGCCCAGTGCGCGGCGGCCTGCTCGGCCTCGGAGTCGAAGACCTTCACCCCGACCGTGGCGCCCTCGTCGACCAGGGCCGGGTACGCGGTCACCGCGTAGCCCGCCCGCACCTGCTCGATGGTGCGCGGCAGGGTGCCGATGCTCCACTCCTTCAGCCCGGTGCGGGCCACGTCCGGCGCGGCGGCGGCGACGACCTGGCGTACCTCCTGGCGGAGCTCGCGTTGCAGGGTCGGCAGGTCCTTGCCCTCGGCGACGGGCTTGTCGTCCTCGCCGAGCACCCGGAACGTCACCCGCAGGTGCGGCGGCAGCTTCGCCACGTCCCAGGCGTCCCGGGGGACGGTCACCCCGGTCATCCGGCGCAGCTGCCGGGTCAGCGCGTCGAGCAGCGGCTCCTCGCCGGCCGGCAGCTCGGCGAGCGCGGCGCGGGCGTAGTCCGGCACCGGGACGAAGTTGCGGCGGACCGCCTTGGGCAGCGACCGGATCAGCGCGACGACCAGCTCCTCGCGCAGCCCCGGCACCTGCCAGTCGAAGCTCTCCGCCGGCACCTGGTTGAGCATCGGCAGCGGGATGTCGACGGTCACCCCGTCGGTGGGGGTGCCCGGCTCGAAGCGGTAGGTCAGCGGGAGCGCGACCCCGTCGGCCCGCCACTCGTCCGGGTAGTCGGCCTCGTCCACCCCGCCCCGGCCGGCGTTGACCAGCAGCTCCCGGGTGAAGGTGAGCAGGTCCGGCTGGTCCCGGCGGGTCTTCTTCCACCACGAGTCGAAGTGCCGCCCGGAGACCACGTCGGCGGGGATCCGCTGGTCGTAGAAGCCGAAGATCGTCTCGTCGTCGACCAGGATGTCCCGCCGCCGGGCCCGGCTCTCCAGCTCCTCGATCTCGGCCAGCAGCCGCTGGTTGTCCCGCCAGAACTGGTGGTGGGTCTGCCAGTCGCCCTCGACGAGGGCGTGTCGGATGAACAGCTCCCGGGACAGCGCCGGGTCGATCCGGCCGAAGTTGACCTTGCGGGAGGTGACCAGCGGGATGCCGTAGAGGGTGACCTTCTCGTAGGCCATCACCGCGGCCTGCTTCTTCTCCCAGTGCGGCTCGCTGTAGCTGCGCCTGACCAGGTGCTGGGCCAGCGGCTCGACCCACTCGGGCTCGATCCGGCCGTTCACCCGGCCCCAGAGCCGGGAGGTCTCCACCAGCTCGGCGGCCATCACCCAGCGCGGCGGCTTCTTGAACAGCGCCGACCCGGGGAAGAGCGCGAACTTCGCCCCCCGGGCGCCCAGGTACTCGTGCTTCTGGGCGTCCTTGAGCCCGACGTGGGAGAGCAGGCCGGGCAGCAGCGACTGGTGCACCTTCGGGGTGTCGATCTCCTCCGGCAGGTCCGCGCCGATTCCGCGCCGCCCGCCCTCGCCGTCGCGCGCCGGTCGCCCTCCTTCCGGGGTACGCAGCACCTGGCGCAACTGGCTGACGATGTCCTGCCACTCGCGGACCCGCAGGTAGTTCAGGTATTCCGCCTTGCACATCCGGCGGAACGCGCTGGACGACAGCGTCCGCTGCTGCTCCCGCAGATAGCGCCAGAGGTTGAGGAAGGCGACGAAGTCCGACTCGGCGTCGGCGAACCGGGCGTGCGCCTGGTCGGCCTGGGCCTGCTTCTCCGCCGGCCGCTCCCGCGGGTCCTGGATGGAGAGGGCGGCGGCGATCACCACCACCTCGGTGGCGCAGCCGTTGCGCTCGCCCTCCAGGACCATCCGGGCCAGTCGCGGGTCGACCGGGAGCTGCGCCAGCCGCCGGCCCTGCGGGGTGAGCCGCTTCCCCGGGTCGGTCTCGGTCGGGTCCAGCGCGCCCAGCTCGTGCAGCAGGTTCACGCCGTCGGTCACGTTGCGCCGGTCCGGCGGGTCGATGAACGGGAACGCGCCGATGTCGCCCAGCCCGATCGAGGTCATCTGGAGGATGACCGAGGCCAGGTTGGTGCGCAGGATCTCCGGGTCGGTGAACTCGGGGCGGGAGAGGAAGTCCTGTTCGTCGTAGAGCCGGATGCAGATGCCGTCCGAGGTACGACCGCAGCGCCCCTTGCGCTGGTTGGCCGAGGCCTGCGAGACCGGCTCGATGGGCAGCCGCTGCACCTTGAGCCGGCTGCTGTAGCGGGAGATCCGCGCCGTGCCCGGGTCGACGACGTACTTGATGCCGGGGACGGTCAGTGAGGTCTCCGCGACGTTGGTGGCGAGCACCACCCGGCGTCCGGCGTGCGGGGCGAAGACCCGGTGCTGCTCGGCGGTGGAGAGCCGGGCGTAGAGCGGCAGGATCTCGGTGCCGAGCAGCGACCGCTTCTTCTGCACCAGCTTGCCGAGCGCGTCGGCGGTGTCCCGGATCTCCCGCTCGCCGCTGAGGAAGACCAGGATGTCGCCGGGCCCCTCGGCGGCCAGCTCCTCGACCGCGTCGCCGATCGCCTGGATCTGGTCGCGGACGTTCTCCTCGTCGGCGTCCTCCTCCTCGGCCTCGGTCACCTCGACCAGCGGCCGGTACCGCAGCTCGACGGGGTAGGTACGGCCCGACACCTCGACGATCGGTGCCGGCTCGCCCGCCGCGTCCGCGAAGTGCCGGGCGAAGCGGTCGGTCTCGATGGTCGCCGAGGTGATGATCACCTTCAGGTCGGGACGGCGGGGGAGGAGCTGCCGGAGGTAGCCCAGGATGAAGTCGATGTTGAGGCTGCGCTCGTGCGCCTCGTCGATGATCAGCGTGTCGTACTGGCGCAGCATCCGGTCGGTCTGCAGCTCGGCCAGGAGGATGCCGTCGGTCATCAGCTTGACCAGGCTGTTCTCGCCCACCTGGTCGGTGAAGCGGACCTTGTAGCCGACCACGTCGCCCAGCTCGGTGCCGAGCTCCTCGGCGATCCGGTCGGCGACCGTACGCGCGGCGAGCCGGCGCGGCTGGGTGTGCCCGATCAGGCCGTTGATCCCGCGCCCCAGCTCCAGGCAGATCTTGGGTAGCTGGGTGGTCTTGCCGGAGCCGGTCTCGCCGGCCACGATCACCACCTGGTGGTCCCGGATCGCCGCGGCGATGTCGTCCCTGCGCTCGCTGACCGGCAGCTGTGCCGGGTAGGTGATCACGGGCACGGCGGCCCGCCGGCTCGCCAGCCGCGCCTCGGCGCGCGTGACGTCGGCGCTGATCTCGGCGAGCGCGGCCTCCCGGCGCTCCGGGTCGCGCAGCCTGCGGACCCCGTCCAGCCGCCGCTGCAGCTGGCGCTGGTCGCGGAACATCAGGTCGGGGAGGCGGCGGTGCAGCTCGCGAACGGAGTCGGGTGCGGCGGGTACGGCTGGATTCTGCATGTCGTCGCCAAGAATAGGCAGCCCCGCGGCGAAGCGCCGCCGGGTTACCGCCAGCCGGCCGGGGCGGGCGGCGCCGGCGGCGGCGGGTGGCGGCGGCGGCGAGCACACCCGCGCGCGCCCTCCCAGCTCCGGGCGGATCTGCGGACTAGAGTGGCCGCCGACCGACATGCTGGACGGGACGGGATGATCATGCGGGACACGGACCGGGCGCTGGTGCAGGCGGCCACCGCCGTCGCCAAGCTGCGCTGCCGTAGCGAGAACCACACCGTCGCCGCCGCCGCGCGCAGCGCCGACGGGCGGGTCTT from Micromonospora kangleipakensis includes these protein-coding regions:
- a CDS encoding LysR family transcriptional regulator, coding for MQLHQLRYFVAVAEVRHFTQAADLVGITQPSLSKQIHALETDLGAPLFERVRGNIALTAAGEVLLPMAKRILADVDTATREVQELVGLRRGRVRLGATPSLATSLAPPVLRRFRDAHPTVDLRVEEGGSQDLVRDLVRGDLDLALIIMPAAGIDPGLRADPILRESLVVASVDPLPATSGTGELRITDLRDQPLVMFREGYDLRDATLQACRDAGFEPTLSVDGGEMDAVLSFVEAGLGAALVPGIVVARRPGIRVTRLAPPGVRRTIAVARRKDVVPTHAGRELRRILLEYVHDATGSDDLPPGVEPL
- a CDS encoding MFS transporter, whose protein sequence is MGQNARRSTLRAGGDVFVRDGLTLLTYSALGAYTFWLYAFGPALALLRQELHFSYTVLSVYSALWAAGSVLSGAAFAPLAARMGRRAVLWRSALVTTAGAALFTITQSIQLTMLGALVMGFAGTTVQTTTQSLVADHHGPRRDQALVEMNIGAGLCAVIAPLALGMSHALTSTWRVAMALPAVILVALAVVHRHQPFPSVPRPPAARRGGHRAGLSVVCRLLALLVAVGIGVEFCVVYFGAELLSGARGFSTSTAATAMTVFYAGILLGRLAGARLTRRPGRAAFLTGLSLAVTLAGLAALWLPGGVVPALLGLFVTGLGIANQFPLALALTLAAAPDDTDAANALVQLLGGVLVLGAPFLLGLLADHVGLTTGFAVAPVLTALSALLLYVALRWEGSADPAGVAPGQRPSASSMAR
- the hrpA gene encoding ATP-dependent RNA helicase HrpA, giving the protein MQNPAVPAAPDSVRELHRRLPDLMFRDQRQLQRRLDGVRRLRDPERREAALAEISADVTRAEARLASRRAAVPVITYPAQLPVSERRDDIAAAIRDHQVVIVAGETGSGKTTQLPKICLELGRGINGLIGHTQPRRLAARTVADRIAEELGTELGDVVGYKVRFTDQVGENSLVKLMTDGILLAELQTDRMLRQYDTLIIDEAHERSLNIDFILGYLRQLLPRRPDLKVIITSATIETDRFARHFADAAGEPAPIVEVSGRTYPVELRYRPLVEVTEAEEEDADEENVRDQIQAIGDAVEELAAEGPGDILVFLSGEREIRDTADALGKLVQKKRSLLGTEILPLYARLSTAEQHRVFAPHAGRRVVLATNVAETSLTVPGIKYVVDPGTARISRYSSRLKVQRLPIEPVSQASANQRKGRCGRTSDGICIRLYDEQDFLSRPEFTDPEILRTNLASVILQMTSIGLGDIGAFPFIDPPDRRNVTDGVNLLHELGALDPTETDPGKRLTPQGRRLAQLPVDPRLARMVLEGERNGCATEVVVIAAALSIQDPRERPAEKQAQADQAHARFADAESDFVAFLNLWRYLREQQRTLSSSAFRRMCKAEYLNYLRVREWQDIVSQLRQVLRTPEGGRPARDGEGGRRGIGADLPEEIDTPKVHQSLLPGLLSHVGLKDAQKHEYLGARGAKFALFPGSALFKKPPRWVMAAELVETSRLWGRVNGRIEPEWVEPLAQHLVRRSYSEPHWEKKQAAVMAYEKVTLYGIPLVTSRKVNFGRIDPALSRELFIRHALVEGDWQTHHQFWRDNQRLLAEIEELESRARRRDILVDDETIFGFYDQRIPADVVSGRHFDSWWKKTRRDQPDLLTFTRELLVNAGRGGVDEADYPDEWRADGVALPLTYRFEPGTPTDGVTVDIPLPMLNQVPAESFDWQVPGLREELVVALIRSLPKAVRRNFVPVPDYARAALAELPAGEEPLLDALTRQLRRMTGVTVPRDAWDVAKLPPHLRVTFRVLGEDDKPVAEGKDLPTLQRELRQEVRQVVAAAAPDVARTGLKEWSIGTLPRTIEQVRAGYAVTAYPALVDEGATVGVKVFDSEAEQAAAHWAGTRRLLRLTVPSPAKFLQGRLSNEAKLALSRNPHGGVQELIEDAAGAAIDKLIADAGGPAWDAEGFAALRDKVRADLVDTVVEVMDRVRKVLAAAYAVEQRLGATRNLAVVAALADIRNQLSGLVHKGFITETGYARLADLLRYLTAIERRLDRLPGNPQRDKQQQDRIAVVQKEYADMLAALPPARRSSAAARQIRWMIEELRVNVFAQGLGTPYPVSEQRIYRAMDDAEGR